One Nostoc sp. CENA543 genomic window, TAAAGAGTTTATTACAGCTTGTGCAGTATCTGGTGAAGTACAAGCGAAAAATGTGAGAAAACTGAGGCTAAAAGTTCCTTTTGTTTGTGGTACAGATTATTTTGAAGCTAATCAATTTATTGAAGATAGCTATCAAGCAACAGCTTGTCAAACAAGTCACCAACGACAATTTCAACAGCCTCAATTTGATTTTGAGCATGAAAAATTCTACCAAACTGTCTGGAATAGACGTTCAATTAGACGTTTCCGGAAAGAGTCCATTTTGCAAGAACAATATTTATATATCTTGCAAAGACTAAATCAGCCAGTCCCAACGGCGAACTTTGAAGAAATAGAAGTTTATGCGGTGGTGCATCGTGTTGAAGGAATGTCACCAGGGTTATATAAAGGTGTGAATTTGGTGAAAGCAGGTAACTTTAGTGAACAAACTGGTTACTTGTGTATTAATCAAATCATTGCCAAAGATTGTGGTGTGATTTTTTTCCTTGTATGTGGATATACCAGCTATCAAACTGCTATGCAAATAGCTGGGTTTCTGGGACAGAGAATTTATCTGGTAAGTAATTATATAGGCATTCAATGTAGTGGCATTGGTGCTTTTTATGATGACGAAACCCAGGAGTTCTTAGAAACAGAAAAAGATGTACTTTATGCAGTAGCAATTGGCATTTAATTTAGGATTGTGATTAGAAATGAAAGGGCAGAGTTA contains:
- a CDS encoding nitroreductase family protein gives rise to the protein MLQNNFSSRSYHENTKHSYLSVQLDPNYVDAATQPTAFKVYPKFYRRVKLNLNNKIHSFIWLTSAVTLEKLYKNTAYKLRVNPSAGALYPTEVYVQIRGMPEIVDGIYHLEVENNCLTLIYELIDDGLESYIIPGKSISGFIFLISSVYYRSSWKYKNRSIRYCLLDSGHHLGAIAASAYLHERHLQLIFDFDKLALNTVLGFENKEFITACAVSGEVQAKNVRKLRLKVPFVCGTDYFEANQFIEDSYQATACQTSHQRQFQQPQFDFEHEKFYQTVWNRRSIRRFRKESILQEQYLYILQRLNQPVPTANFEEIEVYAVVHRVEGMSPGLYKGVNLVKAGNFSEQTGYLCINQIIAKDCGVIFFLVCGYTSYQTAMQIAGFLGQRIYLVSNYIGIQCSGIGAFYDDETQEFLETEKDVLYAVAIGI